The following are from one region of the Synergistes jonesii genome:
- a CDS encoding phosphoadenosine phosphosulfate reductase family protein, producing MLYENTLFGPRDKVAEAIGILREMEPPDGYYVAYSGGKDSTVVLDLVRRSGVKYDAHYCVTTVDPPELVYFIRAQPDVAMHSPRLSMWALIVAKNTPPTRIMRYCCAALKEHGGDGRTICVTGVRRDESVHRAKRQKIEPKRRKNGQYLHLIFDWTEREVWEYIRGGSLSYCGLYDEGFARLGCICCPMANVQTRIRHAERWSKYKALYLRAFDKMLQHRRDVGKKSDTWRTAQDVWNWWIEDKTFFRNHNPQARIFEEAN from the coding sequence GTGCTGTATGAAAACACGCTCTTCGGACCCCGCGATAAAGTAGCCGAGGCTATCGGCATATTACGTGAAATGGAGCCGCCGGACGGCTATTATGTCGCGTACTCCGGAGGTAAAGACAGCACCGTCGTGCTCGACCTCGTGCGGCGCTCCGGAGTCAAATATGACGCGCACTACTGTGTTACGACCGTAGACCCGCCGGAGCTGGTCTACTTCATCCGGGCACAGCCCGACGTTGCCATGCATAGCCCGCGCCTGAGCATGTGGGCGCTAATCGTCGCCAAAAACACGCCCCCGACGCGCATAATGCGTTATTGCTGTGCGGCACTCAAGGAGCACGGCGGAGATGGCAGAACTATCTGCGTAACAGGCGTCCGTCGCGACGAGAGCGTGCACAGGGCGAAAAGACAAAAAATAGAGCCGAAGCGTAGAAAAAATGGGCAATACCTGCATCTCATATTCGACTGGACGGAACGCGAAGTGTGGGAATACATACGCGGGGGCAGCCTGTCATACTGCGGACTCTACGACGAAGGCTTTGCCCGCCTGGGTTGCATTTGTTGCCCAATGGCAAATGTGCAGACAAGGATACGCCATGCTGAACGTTGGTCGAAATATAAAGCGCTTTATCTTCGCGCGTTCGACAAAATGCTGCAACACAGGCGCGATGTAGGCAAAAAGTCCGATACGTGGCGCACGGCACAGGACGTGTGGAACTGGTGGATCGAAGACAAAACATTTTTCCGGAACCATAACCCGCAAGCGAGAATTTTTGAGGAGGCGAACTAA
- a CDS encoding VapE domain-containing protein codes for MRDLGDWGIFDIERAFLDFLGGEGVYLASGEGLKIDGRKHRCTLSGDKPRSKNGEYRIFNDEFPRGWLHNWRTGEFYMWDPRGDADFRSLSAAEREALAEKWERERAEAARKKASSQAEASALARRKWAAATPADASHKYASRKRLRSVHGARILGQDLLWPLFDASGAVVNVQTIPQRQGAKKLFETSAPKRGNFGVIYMDVPSSGGPSSASSPSAPSDARADDKGSEASGAPSGFDEARLSARVWIAEGWATACSVAEATGDAVIIGCDAGNLLPVVKNVRRLWPEKEFVVAADNDRHTAGNPGATAAIKVFEETGVPFVYPDFAQDDEGTDWNDYAVKNGLKKTRALMLKKLEAFKNEGLYKLKHREPQFVDLTEGGRPLGTVENLRALLAFAGMTVSYDEIKKEEVFSMPGRTWCGDNAKNAAMGEILSLCSRWRMPKGDIDPLISNIGSQNIVNPVKDWILSEPWDGFSRLQNVYDSLVEERDFPRGFKETLIRRWLISGVAAVFMQSGFRCRGVLTFVGGQGIGKTTWFRILFGKDEFFSEGVGLNLKDKDSVKAAISAWGVEYGELEGTFNRSEVPILKAFLTRGSDKLRMPWSRRESDFQRRTIYGATVNQRQFLIDDTGNSRWWCIPLVKIMPLDRGEMQQMWREVYERYYLMHLKEPKNDEYRWWLTKEEDALLAELNQEFEVPSSIEEMIAVGLEWKAMPEIWRYATTTQVLYDCGYPPSSTPKPGDVIKAGKVLAKLTGGKSRPMGHSNARMWRVPPKRTIPLEVSEDDL; via the coding sequence GTGAGGGATCTGGGCGATTGGGGAATTTTTGACATCGAGCGGGCTTTTCTTGATTTTCTCGGAGGCGAGGGAGTCTACCTCGCTTCCGGCGAGGGGCTTAAGATCGACGGGCGCAAGCACCGCTGCACGCTCTCCGGAGACAAGCCCAGGAGCAAGAACGGCGAATACAGGATATTCAACGACGAATTCCCGCGCGGCTGGCTGCACAACTGGCGCACGGGGGAGTTTTACATGTGGGACCCGCGCGGGGATGCGGATTTTCGTTCCCTGTCGGCCGCAGAACGGGAAGCGCTGGCCGAGAAGTGGGAGCGGGAAAGGGCCGAAGCCGCGCGGAAGAAGGCGTCGTCGCAGGCCGAGGCCTCGGCCCTCGCGCGGCGGAAGTGGGCGGCGGCGACGCCGGCCGACGCGTCGCACAAATACGCCTCAAGAAAGCGGCTGCGGTCCGTCCACGGCGCCCGGATATTGGGACAGGACCTGCTGTGGCCGCTCTTCGACGCGAGCGGCGCCGTCGTCAACGTGCAGACCATACCGCAGCGGCAGGGCGCCAAAAAACTCTTCGAGACCTCGGCGCCCAAGCGGGGCAACTTCGGCGTGATCTATATGGACGTCCCGTCCAGCGGAGGGCCCTCTTCCGCCTCTTCCCCTTCCGCGCCTTCCGACGCGCGGGCGGATGACAAGGGGTCTGAAGCCTCCGGCGCCCCTTCGGGCTTCGACGAAGCGCGCCTATCGGCGCGCGTCTGGATCGCCGAAGGGTGGGCGACGGCCTGCTCAGTGGCGGAGGCGACCGGCGACGCCGTGATAATCGGCTGCGACGCCGGCAACCTATTGCCCGTGGTAAAAAACGTCCGCCGCCTCTGGCCGGAAAAAGAATTCGTCGTGGCCGCCGATAATGACAGGCATACGGCGGGAAACCCGGGGGCGACGGCCGCGATAAAAGTCTTTGAAGAAACGGGCGTCCCCTTCGTCTATCCGGACTTCGCCCAAGACGACGAAGGCACGGACTGGAACGACTACGCCGTCAAAAACGGATTGAAAAAGACGAGGGCGCTGATGCTGAAAAAACTGGAGGCCTTCAAAAACGAGGGCCTCTACAAGCTGAAACACAGAGAGCCCCAATTCGTAGACCTGACGGAAGGCGGCCGGCCGCTGGGCACCGTGGAAAACCTGCGGGCGCTGCTGGCCTTCGCCGGCATGACCGTATCCTACGACGAAATAAAAAAAGAAGAAGTCTTTTCCATGCCGGGGCGCACATGGTGCGGCGACAACGCGAAAAACGCCGCGATGGGCGAAATACTCTCCCTCTGCTCGCGCTGGCGCATGCCGAAAGGCGACATCGACCCCCTTATTTCCAACATAGGTTCGCAGAACATCGTCAACCCGGTGAAAGATTGGATACTCTCCGAACCCTGGGACGGCTTTTCGCGTCTGCAAAATGTTTACGATTCTCTTGTGGAGGAGAGGGACTTCCCGCGCGGCTTCAAAGAAACGCTCATCCGCCGCTGGCTCATCTCCGGCGTAGCGGCCGTCTTCATGCAAAGCGGCTTCCGCTGTCGCGGAGTGCTGACCTTCGTCGGCGGACAGGGCATAGGCAAAACCACCTGGTTCCGCATCCTCTTCGGGAAAGACGAATTCTTTTCCGAAGGCGTGGGGCTCAACCTGAAAGACAAAGACAGCGTGAAAGCCGCCATATCGGCCTGGGGCGTGGAATACGGAGAATTAGAAGGCACCTTCAACCGCTCCGAAGTGCCCATCTTGAAAGCCTTTCTGACGCGCGGCTCGGACAAGCTGCGCATGCCGTGGAGCCGCAGGGAATCGGACTTCCAGCGCCGCACGATATACGGCGCCACGGTGAACCAGCGGCAATTCCTCATCGACGACACGGGCAATTCCCGCTGGTGGTGCATCCCCCTAGTCAAGATCATGCCGCTCGACCGCGGCGAAATGCAGCAGATGTGGCGGGAAGTCTACGAACGTTACTACCTCATGCACTTAAAAGAGCCCAAAAACGACGAATACCGCTGGTGGCTGACGAAAGAAGAAGACGCGCTGCTCGCGGAACTCAACCAGGAATTCGAAGTCCCGTCCAGCATAGAGGAAATGATAGCCGTCGGCCTTGAATGGAAAGCCATGCCCGAAATCTGGAGATACGCGACGACCACCCAGGTGCTGTACGACTGCGGCTACCCTCCCAGCTCCACGCCCAAGCCGGGCGACGTGATAAAGGCGGGCAAAGTGCTGGCGAAACTCACCGGGGGGAAGTCCAGGCCGATGGGGCATTCCAACGCCAGAATGTGGCGCGTGCCGCCCAAGCGCACGATCCCGCTGGAGGTGTCGGAAGATGATTTGTAA
- a CDS encoding sigma factor-like helix-turn-helix DNA-binding protein yields MATYRHRMVEGAIKDFPAIKKDHDGYKLMLDAQAMSCGCLWDEPVDGSGAVAAGDRYLERYNDPVMRKLKSLMSGIYEPYCELEEKERRVLALRYWRNMEVSDIARELGFTERHVYRLLNSALYRLYRPLLSVQSLLEDWRTGRLK; encoded by the coding sequence ATGGCGACGTACAGGCACAGGATGGTGGAAGGGGCGATTAAGGACTTCCCCGCTATTAAGAAGGACCACGACGGCTACAAGCTGATGCTCGACGCTCAGGCTATGTCCTGCGGCTGCCTCTGGGACGAGCCCGTGGACGGAAGCGGCGCCGTTGCGGCCGGCGACAGGTATCTGGAACGATACAACGATCCCGTGATGAGGAAGTTGAAATCCCTGATGTCCGGTATTTACGAGCCCTACTGCGAGCTTGAGGAGAAGGAACGTCGTGTTTTGGCGCTGCGATACTGGCGGAACATGGAGGTGTCGGATATCGCCCGTGAACTTGGGTTTACCGAAAGGCACGTATACCGGCTGCTCAACAGCGCGCTTTACCGCCTCTACCGGCCGCTGCTTTCTGTGCAGTCTCTGCTTGAAGACTGGCGAACCGGCAGGTTGAAATGA